A stretch of Verrucomicrobiota bacterium DNA encodes these proteins:
- a CDS encoding Gfo/Idh/MocA family oxidoreductase, which produces MADRKPLSRRNFLKSSAAATAGLAWTAKSRAQVSGANERVRLGLIGCGSRGGKLARNFGELGEVDLVALSDADRERMETLPLPEGALPQVHQDYRRLLDDPTIDAVVIATPNHWHALMGIQGLDAGKHVHVEKPLSHSIWEGRQLVNFAAQSQLVAMTGTQHRSDPGIRAAAESIQRGDLGAVQFIHSMHFSVRNPIQAASAPREAPATCDEELWAGPAPLVGTTHRERFHYDWHWFWNWGNGEMGNWGPHRSDDIRHLLGWEAPAVPDNVISLGGRYLWQDGGETANMQLAYFDYQGLPVVFEVRNLPRAAGQNAPGSMRGTRSANFVQCEGGSYVIGRSGGRSFDLEGQPVGEFKGNGGQPHFGNFIAAIKGEASALTASMEAGHHGANLCHVSNISYRLGMEMDREEAESHFQANQALVESLQSFLGQIEANGVDLASEGIRVGPSLRFDPQKEMFVGPLAERANQLVKGSYRPGFVVPETGA; this is translated from the coding sequence ATGGCGGACCGAAAGCCCCTTTCTCGTCGGAACTTCCTAAAGAGTTCGGCCGCTGCCACGGCCGGCTTGGCTTGGACGGCCAAGAGTCGCGCCCAGGTATCCGGGGCCAATGAGCGGGTTCGCCTCGGCCTGATTGGTTGTGGGTCTCGCGGAGGGAAATTGGCGCGCAACTTTGGCGAGTTGGGCGAGGTCGATTTGGTCGCCCTCTCCGACGCCGATCGCGAGCGAATGGAAACGCTCCCGCTCCCGGAAGGGGCTCTTCCCCAGGTTCATCAGGACTACCGGCGGCTTTTGGACGACCCCACCATCGATGCGGTCGTGATCGCCACCCCGAACCACTGGCACGCCCTCATGGGCATCCAAGGCCTGGATGCCGGCAAGCACGTGCATGTCGAAAAGCCGCTCAGCCACTCCATCTGGGAAGGGCGCCAGCTGGTCAATTTCGCTGCTCAGAGCCAGTTGGTAGCCATGACGGGGACCCAGCACCGGTCTGATCCCGGCATCCGGGCGGCGGCCGAATCCATCCAGCGAGGTGATCTCGGCGCGGTCCAGTTCATCCACTCGATGCATTTTTCGGTGCGAAACCCCATTCAGGCGGCGAGCGCTCCTCGGGAAGCCCCCGCCACTTGTGATGAGGAGCTGTGGGCGGGGCCGGCTCCCCTGGTGGGAACGACCCATCGGGAGCGCTTTCACTATGACTGGCATTGGTTCTGGAACTGGGGCAATGGGGAGATGGGCAACTGGGGGCCCCACCGCAGCGATGACATCCGTCATCTTCTGGGCTGGGAGGCCCCGGCCGTTCCGGACAATGTGATTTCGCTCGGCGGTCGTTATCTTTGGCAAGATGGCGGTGAGACGGCCAATATGCAGTTGGCCTACTTCGACTACCAAGGACTCCCGGTCGTCTTCGAGGTTCGGAATCTCCCCCGGGCGGCCGGCCAAAACGCTCCCGGCTCCATGCGCGGGACCCGCTCCGCCAATTTCGTGCAGTGCGAAGGCGGCTCCTATGTCATTGGTCGCTCAGGCGGGCGCTCCTTCGACCTCGAGGGCCAGCCCGTAGGAGAGTTCAAGGGGAACGGAGGACAACCACACTTTGGGAATTTCATCGCAGCTATCAAGGGAGAGGCCTCCGCGCTGACGGCTTCCATGGAAGCGGGGCATCACGGAGCCAATCTCTGCCACGTTTCCAACATTTCGTATCGCCTCGGCATGGAAATGGACCGGGAGGAAGCGGAAAGTCACTTTCAGGCCAACCAGGCCTTGGTGGAATCCCTGCAATCCTTCCTCGGACAAATCGAGGCCAACGGGGTCGATTTGGCCTCGGAAGGCATTCGGGTGGGACCGAGCTTGCGATTCGATCCACAAAAAGAAATGTTCGTGGGACCGCTGGCGGAGCGCGCCAATCAGCTCGTGAAGGGGTCCTATCGGCCGGGCTTTGTCGTCCCGGAGACAGGGGCCTGA